In Trichocoleus sp., the DNA window ACCAGCAGCGCCTGAAGATGCCCGAAGACCCGTCCTGTTTTGCCACGCACCAGCTCTGGCACATCTGGATTTTTCTTCTGCGGCATAATGCTCGATCCGGTAGAGCAGCTGTCATTAAGGGTGACAAAGCGAAATTCTTCTGATGCCCACAGAATAACTTCTTCAGACAAGCGCGACAGATGCACCATGATTAAACTAGCGGCACAGAGAAACTCGATCGCAAAGTCTCGATCGCTGACCCCATCCAGGCTGTTGGCATAAACACGACCAAATCCAAGCAGTCCGGCGGAGTAGTGGCGATCGATCGGAAACGTTGTGCCAGCTAACGCTCCCGAACCCAGTGGCAAAATATCGACCCGCCGATACACATCGCCAAGCCGTTCCCAGTCTCGGTTTGCCATCTCGATATACGCCAGCAAATGATGCGCCAGGCTGAGCGGTTGTGCTCGCTGCAGGTGCGTATAGCCAGGAATCAGCGTTTCAATGTTTTGCTCTGCTAGTTCCAATAAAACCGTTTGAAACTGGCACAACTGTTCCCGGATCTGCTGGATTTGCTCTCGCAAATAAAGACGGGTGTCTGTGCCCACCTGATCATTGCGCGATCGGGCGGTATGCAGCTTTTTCCCAACATCTCCGACAATTTCGGTCAGCCTGCGCTCGACGGCAAAGTGAACATCTTCGGCGTCAATTCCTGGTCTAAAGAAACCCTGGCGATATTCCTGCCGAACTTGCTCTAGCCCTGAGACGAGCTTTTCACCTTCCTCAGCGGAAAGAATGCCTGTCTTTGCCAGCATTCGGGCATGAGCCTGAGAACCAGTCAAGTCATACTCAATGAGTTCAATGTCAAAACTAATGCTGGCATTAAAGCGAGCAATTGCCGGATGCAAGGCAGTTTCAAATCGTTGGCTCCAGGTTTGGGAGGAGGGCGGTGTATTCGTCAAGCTACTCACCTGATGCAATGGAAACGATGCTATTTTATAGCGTTCCTTCCCTTGATAGATGTTTCAGCGCGACGAATTTTGTCATTCTTTGACCCACTCATTCCCGTTGAGGCTCAACCGTAGCTTGTTAAGCCCCGAATGATGTAGCCCACAATCAGCCCGATCAATAATGCCCAGACTTGTCCGGACTTAATAAAGTTATTGAGAATGGTGCGCGTTCCCTTAAAGACATCCGTATCAAATGTTTGAGCCAGATGGGGGTCGATTGACAGATCAAAGGGAAGCTGTCCAAGAATCGTTTGGCTCAAATCACTTCCGGCAGAAAGCTGCCACAGCGAGGTATCTGAGAGCCAGGGAGTTGCATGTTCAATGAGATGAATTACGGTCATGCTAAATGAACCCTCACACAATATTGGTTTGAGGCTTGTCGCCAATCGACCTTAGTTTGCCACAGTTCCTACAGAATAAACTCTGAATCAATCAGGAATTTAGCGATTTGTCATATGGATTTATCAATGTGTTGGGTCAATCGGCTGCTTCTGGCTGAACCTGCATCACAATCAAGGTCATATCATCTTCGTTGTGGCGATCGACCCCGATAAACCGTTGTACCTGCTCATACAGGTATTCCAAGATTGCATTTGGGCTTTCGCAGTGACGGCAAGCCCACTGAAAATGACGCGTGAGATTCTCTTCATCAAAGCGTTCGCCTTGCTGGTTTGCTGCGTCCGTGAAGCCATCAGTGTAATAGATAATCGTGTCCCCGGGTTGAAGCTGCACCTGGGTTTCGTAGTACTTGTTGTCCATATCCAGCCCAATCAGCATTCCCAGCGTGTCGAGTCGTTTGATAGTTCCAGTCGATGCCTGCCAGAGCAAGGGAGGATTATGAGCAGCGTTACTAAAGGAGAGGGTGCGGGTTTCGCTGTCATATTCAGAGTAGAACAGCGTCACAAACCGGTTGGAGTTTTCCAGATCCGCATACATCACATGGTTCAGGTGCTGCAAAATTTTTGAAGGTGAGTGGGCGTTGAGCACTTCTGCCCGCAGCATTCCCCGCAGCATGGTCATGATTAGTCCGGCAGGGACGCCTTTGCCCATGACATCCCCGATCGCTACACTCCAGCGACCTGCCTCAACCTTGCCCGATTTGGTTCGGCGGATCTGGTCATAGTTAGCAGGAATGAAATCATAGTAGTCTCCGCCCACCCGACTAGCGGTTTTACAGCGAGCCGCTAATTCCAGACCATCAATTTTCGGGCACTGACGCGGCAATAGCTGAAGCTGAATCTCTGCCCCAATTTCCAGTTCTCGATCGAGCCTTTCTTTCTTACGGAGTTCTACCGTTAGCTCATCGTTTTCGATCGCCACTGCTGTTTGGTCTGCCACCAGGCGCACGAGCTTTTGGCGCGTATCTGTCCAGGCATATTCCGGTTCGCGGCTGAATACATAGAGCCGACCCCGCTCTACATTTTTCGTCAGGATAGCAGTGCCAAATAAATGCACCGAAGACCCAAGGAAGGTATTGACGTGATAATCCAGAGCTGCTGTACGGCTGGGGAAGGGAGCTAGCTTGCCATTTTGGTTGGGATTTGCAGCGGCAGCAGTCAGTTGGCGGGTAGCAGCTTCGATCGCAATTCGTACATCCTGACATTGATTATCCTGACAGTGCAGCCGTTCCAGGCGCATTTGCCCATTGGGTTTAAACAGCACCAATGCACCGCCATCAGCGTCCGTTACTCTCGCTGCAATCAGGGGAGTTAGCTCTAGAAATTGATTTAAGTTCTTGAAACTGCGGAGTGCAAACCCTAAAGAACTCAGTAAGTCCTGAATTTTAGTCTGCTCCCGGTGCAGGCGAGACACCAGTTCCTTGAGGGCAAAGACAGGTGTAATGTCTGCTGGCGTTGAGTCACCAGTGAAATCGGGCGGTTGGGAAGGCTGTCGAGGAACAGGCACAGCAGTCATCAACGTAGAGGTAGGATCAGGTGGGCGAACAGACACAGAACAAGTAATCGGGGAAGTAAGAATGCCTTAATATAGGGCAGATTTCAGAAGAGACGGGCAGTATGGGATAAATTCTAACGAATGCTCGTTCAATCGCTATCAGTATTCCTGCAATTTTCCGCCATTCTTGATCTCTAGGTTAGGCATCCGGTTAAACACAGTAAAATTTGCGGTTTTGGATGCATGATAGGCGATCGGCGGAAAAATTGCTCACATTTAAGTTGCTCAGATTATTCACGGGGCAACTGTCACTCGTCAATCCTGCGCTGCATGATCGGGTAATTGCTTCTCAAACTTCACTAGAGTTTAGATTTTCAGACAAAGACTGCTCGAAAATTATCAAGTTATCCTAACTTATGCATTAAAAATTGGGACGGAGCGTAAAGGCGATCGACCAATAACGATAGCGTAGACTCGCAAAAAAGCCTTTGAGATATAAAACACTTGAAATAAAAACAATGGACGAGAAAGATACGTTCGATCGACAAATGATGCAGCGTTGCCTGGATCTGGCACGTCGAGCGTTAGGGCAGACGGCTCCAAACCCGCTGGTTGGTTCAGTCATTGTGAAGCAGGGGCAGGTAGTCGGAGAGGGATTTCATCCGGGGGCAGGTCAGCCTCATGCTGAAGTATTTGCCCTGAGAGCAGCCGGGGCAGAAGCAGCAGGCGCAACCGCTTATGTCAACTTAGAGCCTTGCAGCCACTTTGGGCGAACGCCTCCCTGTGCCAATGCGCTAATTGCCGCAGGTGTTTCAAAAGTCGTTGTTGGTATGGTTGACCCCAACCCTAAAGTCGCGGGAACAGGAATCGATCGCCTTCGACAAGCAGGGATTGAAGTCGTTGTGGGGGTAGAAGAAGCAGATTGTCAGGCGTTAAATGAACCCTTTGTTTTTCGGATGCAGCATCAGCGACCTTTGGGCATCTTGAAATACGCGATGACGCTAGATGGCAAGATTGCTGCGACCACAGGACATAGTGCTTGGGTTACTGCTGCCACAGCTCGATCGTGGGTGCATCAGCTTCGAGTTGGCTGCGATGCGATCGTCATTGGCGGCAATACGGTTCGGCGAGACAATCCCTTTCTCACCAGTCATGGGCAGGGAAGCCATAACCCGCTACGAGTTGTGATGAGTCGATCGCTCGATCTCCCAGCGCAGGCAAACTT includes these proteins:
- the ribD gene encoding bifunctional diaminohydroxyphosphoribosylaminopyrimidine deaminase/5-amino-6-(5-phosphoribosylamino)uracil reductase RibD, with translation MDEKDTFDRQMMQRCLDLARRALGQTAPNPLVGSVIVKQGQVVGEGFHPGAGQPHAEVFALRAAGAEAAGATAYVNLEPCSHFGRTPPCANALIAAGVSKVVVGMVDPNPKVAGTGIDRLRQAGIEVVVGVEEADCQALNEPFVFRMQHQRPLGILKYAMTLDGKIAATTGHSAWVTAATARSWVHQLRVGCDAIVIGGNTVRRDNPFLTSHGQGSHNPLRVVMSRSLDLPAQANLWHTAAAPTLVFTEIGRKPDFQEALRQQGVEVIELAALTPSAVMTNLADRGFLSVLWECGGTLAAKAIADGAVHKVLAFIAPKIIGGAMAPSPVGDLGLSKMSEAIELERVRWRSIGTDLLIEGYLPISPVSEIKMEQETH
- the argH gene encoding argininosuccinate lyase; the encoded protein is MTNTPPSSQTWSQRFETALHPAIARFNASISFDIELIEYDLTGSQAHARMLAKTGILSAEEGEKLVSGLEQVRQEYRQGFFRPGIDAEDVHFAVERRLTEIVGDVGKKLHTARSRNDQVGTDTRLYLREQIQQIREQLCQFQTVLLELAEQNIETLIPGYTHLQRAQPLSLAHHLLAYIEMANRDWERLGDVYRRVDILPLGSGALAGTTFPIDRHYSAGLLGFGRVYANSLDGVSDRDFAIEFLCAASLIMVHLSRLSEEVILWASEEFRFVTLNDSCSTGSSIMPQKKNPDVPELVRGKTGRVFGHLQALLVLMKGLPLAYNKDLQEDKEALFDAVKTVQACLEAMTILMQEGLEFRTDRLNSAVTEDFSNATDVADYLAAKGIPFREAYNMVGKVVKTSLASSKLLKDLTLEEWQAIHPAFEADIYEAIAPRQVVSARNSYGGTGFEQVRQALTAARQRLA
- a CDS encoding GAF domain-containing SpoIIE family protein phosphatase, producing the protein MSVRPPDPTSTLMTAVPVPRQPSQPPDFTGDSTPADITPVFALKELVSRLHREQTKIQDLLSSLGFALRSFKNLNQFLELTPLIAARVTDADGGALVLFKPNGQMRLERLHCQDNQCQDVRIAIEAATRQLTAAAANPNQNGKLAPFPSRTAALDYHVNTFLGSSVHLFGTAILTKNVERGRLYVFSREPEYAWTDTRQKLVRLVADQTAVAIENDELTVELRKKERLDRELEIGAEIQLQLLPRQCPKIDGLELAARCKTASRVGGDYYDFIPANYDQIRRTKSGKVEAGRWSVAIGDVMGKGVPAGLIMTMLRGMLRAEVLNAHSPSKILQHLNHVMYADLENSNRFVTLFYSEYDSETRTLSFSNAAHNPPLLWQASTGTIKRLDTLGMLIGLDMDNKYYETQVQLQPGDTIIYYTDGFTDAANQQGERFDEENLTRHFQWACRHCESPNAILEYLYEQVQRFIGVDRHNEDDMTLIVMQVQPEAAD